In one Silene latifolia isolate original U9 population chromosome 10, ASM4854445v1, whole genome shotgun sequence genomic region, the following are encoded:
- the LOC141605642 gene encoding uncharacterized protein LOC141605642 isoform X1, translating to MRVVFIILFMFWVSYLIYVDVIDIGTGESEWRRLRMMSGSNLDDIYAVFDDTQEQEDSQHAKNDLDPLVLNAFDLIILSQGSNHETLVDKSRVWIHSHAVIGDTSNKIYFSETSKSGLIKYGSSCTVNEFLDKYSKL from the exons ATGAGAGTGGTGTTTATCATTTTGTTTATGTTTTGGGTTTCATATCTGATTTATGTTGATGTCATTGACATTGGTACTGG CGAATCTGAATGGAGGAGATTAAGGATGATGAGTGGTTCCAACCTTGATGACATATATGCCGTCTTTGATGACACTCAA GAACAGGAAGATAGTCAACATGCAAAGAATGACCTTGATCCGTTAGTTCTCAATGCATTTGACCTCATTATCCTGTCACAAGGATCAAATCATGAAACTCTAGTTGATAAAAGTAGGGTATGGATCCACTCTCATGCAGT GATTGGTGACACATCAAACAAGATCTATTTCTCAGAAACCagcaaaagtggtcttatcaagTATGGAAGTAGTTGTACAGTCAATGAGTTTCTAGACAAGTATTCGAAACTTTAA
- the LOC141605642 gene encoding CBL-interacting serine/threonine-protein kinase 24-like isoform X4, whose product MTVLTFESEWRRLRMMSGSNLDDIYAVFDDTQEQEDSQHAKNDLDPLVLNAFDLIILSQGSNHETLVDKSRVWIHSHAVIGDTSNKIYFSETSKSGLIKYGSSCTVNEFLDKYSKL is encoded by the exons ATGACTGTTTTGACCTT CGAATCTGAATGGAGGAGATTAAGGATGATGAGTGGTTCCAACCTTGATGACATATATGCCGTCTTTGATGACACTCAA GAACAGGAAGATAGTCAACATGCAAAGAATGACCTTGATCCGTTAGTTCTCAATGCATTTGACCTCATTATCCTGTCACAAGGATCAAATCATGAAACTCTAGTTGATAAAAGTAGGGTATGGATCCACTCTCATGCAGT GATTGGTGACACATCAAACAAGATCTATTTCTCAGAAACCagcaaaagtggtcttatcaagTATGGAAGTAGTTGTACAGTCAATGAGTTTCTAGACAAGTATTCGAAACTTTAA
- the LOC141605642 gene encoding CBL-interacting serine/threonine-protein kinase 24-like isoform X3, which produces MFFVYSQDESEWRRLRMMSGSNLDDIYAVFDDTQEQEDSQHAKNDLDPLVLNAFDLIILSQGSNHETLVDKSRVWIHSHAVIGDTSNKIYFSETSKSGLIKYGSSCTVNEFLDKYSKL; this is translated from the exons ATGTTCTTTGTATATTCACAAGA CGAATCTGAATGGAGGAGATTAAGGATGATGAGTGGTTCCAACCTTGATGACATATATGCCGTCTTTGATGACACTCAA GAACAGGAAGATAGTCAACATGCAAAGAATGACCTTGATCCGTTAGTTCTCAATGCATTTGACCTCATTATCCTGTCACAAGGATCAAATCATGAAACTCTAGTTGATAAAAGTAGGGTATGGATCCACTCTCATGCAGT GATTGGTGACACATCAAACAAGATCTATTTCTCAGAAACCagcaaaagtggtcttatcaagTATGGAAGTAGTTGTACAGTCAATGAGTTTCTAGACAAGTATTCGAAACTTTAA
- the LOC141605642 gene encoding CBL-interacting serine/threonine-protein kinase 24-like isoform X2, which produces MFFVYSQEYESEWRRLRMMSGSNLDDIYAVFDDTQEQEDSQHAKNDLDPLVLNAFDLIILSQGSNHETLVDKSRVWIHSHAVIGDTSNKIYFSETSKSGLIKYGSSCTVNEFLDKYSKL; this is translated from the exons ATGTTCTTTGTATATTCACAAGAGTA CGAATCTGAATGGAGGAGATTAAGGATGATGAGTGGTTCCAACCTTGATGACATATATGCCGTCTTTGATGACACTCAA GAACAGGAAGATAGTCAACATGCAAAGAATGACCTTGATCCGTTAGTTCTCAATGCATTTGACCTCATTATCCTGTCACAAGGATCAAATCATGAAACTCTAGTTGATAAAAGTAGGGTATGGATCCACTCTCATGCAGT GATTGGTGACACATCAAACAAGATCTATTTCTCAGAAACCagcaaaagtggtcttatcaagTATGGAAGTAGTTGTACAGTCAATGAGTTTCTAGACAAGTATTCGAAACTTTAA